Proteins encoded in a region of the Mycolicibacterium chitae genome:
- a CDS encoding AbrB family transcriptional regulator — protein MASAVGRWLLLLVAVAVVSLGFIAIALPTPLLFGGLLGALLYALARPAAPLRLPVSWFHAGQAVVGAIVGSAIEWDTLVDLGARWLIVIGISCFALVVSVLCGTLLIRRGASPATATFSSIAGGAIGLTAMADDLGADSRVIAVLQYLRLLIVLLTLPVVVTLLFGASDQRGARGVVGGDWRVDLPFVAIAIGGGVLAGKLLRMPSPALLGPLLVAAPLTLVPYFAGAQVPVVIAGLGYLAIGVQVGLKFTLESLKSIGRMVPTAMLTIVVTLVGCAGLGAILAATTDATPLDAYLATTPGGIYAVMGTAESTGSDVTFVAAAQIVRMLMVLAIAPFVAAYFRNRPTGPDPG, from the coding sequence GTGGCCTCCGCCGTCGGCCGCTGGCTGCTGCTGCTCGTCGCCGTCGCGGTCGTCTCGCTGGGGTTCATCGCGATCGCGCTGCCGACGCCGCTGCTCTTCGGCGGCCTGCTGGGGGCGCTGCTCTACGCGCTGGCCCGGCCGGCGGCGCCGCTGCGGCTGCCCGTGTCCTGGTTCCACGCCGGGCAGGCCGTGGTGGGCGCCATCGTCGGGTCCGCGATCGAGTGGGACACCCTGGTGGACCTCGGCGCGCGCTGGCTGATCGTCATCGGGATCTCGTGTTTCGCGCTGGTGGTCAGCGTGCTGTGCGGCACCCTGCTGATCCGGCGCGGCGCCAGCCCCGCCACCGCCACGTTCTCGTCGATCGCCGGCGGGGCCATCGGGTTGACCGCGATGGCCGACGACCTGGGCGCGGACTCCCGCGTCATCGCCGTGCTGCAGTATCTGCGGTTGCTGATCGTGCTGCTCACCCTGCCGGTCGTGGTCACCTTGCTGTTCGGCGCCTCGGATCAGCGCGGCGCGCGCGGGGTGGTCGGCGGGGACTGGCGGGTGGACCTGCCGTTCGTGGCGATCGCCATCGGCGGGGGCGTGCTGGCCGGGAAGCTGCTGCGGATGCCGTCGCCGGCGCTGCTGGGCCCGCTGCTGGTGGCGGCCCCGCTGACGCTGGTGCCGTACTTCGCCGGGGCGCAGGTGCCGGTGGTGATCGCGGGCCTGGGCTATCTGGCGATCGGTGTCCAGGTCGGGCTCAAGTTCACCCTGGAGAGCCTCAAGTCGATCGGCCGGATGGTGCCGACGGCCATGCTGACCATCGTGGTGACCCTGGTGGGCTGCGCGGGCCTCGGCGCGATCCTGGCGGCCACCACCGACGCCACCCCCCTGGACGCCTACCTGGCGACCACGCCCGGCGGCATCTACGCGGTCATGGGCACCGCGGAGTCCACCGGTTCGGACGTCACGTTCGTCGCGGCCGCCCAGATCGTGCGGATGCTGATGGTGCTGGCCATCGCGCCGTTCGTGGCGGCCTACTTCCGCAACCGCCCCACCGGCCCGGACCCCGGCTGA
- a CDS encoding MmgE/PrpD family protein, protein MSTDITTGISSFVAELNWSDIPESARVAARRTAANVIGLSVGAAHDPAAEAVLAAAADLGQRGTAQVLGRSEQLTAPWAALVNGLTAHVEDFDDTYLSCILHPGAPIVPAALAAAELVGADGATLMTGVVAGVEVASRLGDALWPSHFDRGWHVTATTGPIGAACAAARVLGLDATRTAAAIAIAATQAAGHTEQLGSMTKAFQVGRAASTGVEAALLAEQGFTGPAEPLAGRRGMSALMAEDVDWTPMADLGSRWLVEQNALKPYSCGIVSHPVIDAGKRLRAEGVEAGAVESVTLDVHPRVLDVMGVTEPETGLQSKFSVYHCFAVGLLRDAGGPAEFSDETAVDPAIAALRRRVTVNTNPDRAPDSCGLTATLTGGAQVEFTIEHATASAAAPMTDAELQDKVVRLASRLEDPSRLWDVAWRLDEIAGAADLFAVAR, encoded by the coding sequence ATGAGCACCGATATCACCACCGGAATCAGTTCCTTTGTCGCCGAGCTGAACTGGAGCGACATCCCCGAGTCGGCGCGGGTCGCCGCGCGCCGCACCGCGGCGAACGTGATCGGATTGTCGGTGGGCGCCGCGCACGACCCGGCCGCCGAGGCGGTGCTGGCCGCCGCCGCGGATCTCGGCCAGCGCGGCACCGCGCAGGTGCTCGGCCGCAGCGAACAACTGACCGCGCCGTGGGCGGCGCTGGTCAACGGCCTCACCGCGCACGTCGAGGATTTCGACGACACCTACCTGAGCTGCATCCTGCACCCCGGCGCGCCGATCGTGCCCGCGGCGCTGGCCGCAGCCGAACTGGTGGGCGCGGACGGCGCGACGCTGATGACCGGAGTGGTGGCCGGCGTCGAGGTCGCCAGCCGGCTCGGTGATGCCCTGTGGCCCAGCCACTTCGACCGCGGCTGGCATGTCACCGCGACCACCGGGCCGATCGGCGCCGCGTGTGCGGCCGCCCGGGTGCTGGGCCTGGACGCCACCCGCACCGCGGCGGCGATCGCCATCGCGGCGACCCAGGCCGCCGGGCACACCGAACAACTCGGCTCGATGACCAAGGCCTTCCAGGTCGGCCGCGCCGCGTCGACCGGGGTCGAGGCGGCGCTGCTGGCCGAGCAGGGCTTCACCGGCCCCGCGGAGCCGCTGGCCGGCCGGCGCGGCATGTCCGCGCTGATGGCCGAGGACGTCGACTGGACGCCGATGGCCGATCTGGGGTCGCGCTGGCTGGTCGAACAGAACGCGCTCAAGCCGTACAGCTGCGGTATCGTCAGCCACCCGGTGATCGACGCCGGCAAGCGGCTGCGCGCCGAGGGCGTCGAGGCCGGCGCCGTGGAGTCGGTGACCCTCGACGTCCACCCGCGGGTGCTCGACGTGATGGGCGTGACGGAACCGGAAACCGGTCTGCAGAGCAAGTTCTCGGTCTACCACTGCTTCGCGGTCGGCCTGCTGCGCGACGCCGGCGGACCGGCCGAGTTCAGCGACGAGACCGCCGTCGACCCGGCCATCGCAGCGCTGCGCCGACGGGTGACGGTCAACACCAATCCCGACCGGGCGCCGGACTCCTGCGGGCTGACGGCCACCCTGACCGGCGGCGCGCAGGTCGAGTTCACCATCGAGCACGCGACCGCCAGCGCGGCCGCCCCGATGACCGACGCCGAACTGCAGGACAAGGTGGTGCGCCTGGCGAGCCGGCTCGAGGACCCGAGCCGGCTGTGGGATGTGGCCTGGCGGTTGGACGAGATCGCCGGGGCCGCAGACCTGTTCGCCGTAGCCCGGTAA
- a CDS encoding MmgE/PrpD family protein, whose amino-acid sequence MIDLTELAAQALAVADQVEGPVRTEAVRSLLNVVGTTIGAAATAETDIVAAGMRRTGAPGQVPVPGRADTFDPPSAALITGFAAHLDDFDDTHLATVVHPGAATLGAALGASWLHDRTGEELLRAFAVGIELQLRVAVAMSPSHYDAGWHITGTVGPIGAAMAAAMLMGLDAEATGRAIGVASSMTIGHREGFGTMNKPLHPGKAAANGLVAATVAAHGLTASPTALDGPRGYFRVLAPELDVAKLVDGWGQRWELLDNTYKPYPCGIVSHPAIEAAEALHQAVGGREVERVEVRCHPLVVELTGNPDPADGLAARFSTVHGVACGVLDGPVTLGSYDDAHVRSAPVIAMRAKVQLQPDPEVARAAVAVTATLADGSTETCAVQNARGSLEVPLTDDQLDNKVLALVERTLPGREKEIVETARTVAAAPSAQGWFRALADTAARTDQEGTPA is encoded by the coding sequence ATGATCGATCTGACCGAACTGGCCGCGCAGGCCCTCGCCGTCGCCGACCAGGTGGAGGGCCCGGTGCGCACCGAGGCCGTCCGCTCCCTGTTGAACGTGGTCGGCACCACGATCGGTGCGGCGGCCACCGCCGAGACCGACATCGTCGCCGCCGGCATGCGCCGCACGGGCGCGCCGGGACAGGTGCCCGTCCCAGGGCGCGCCGACACCTTCGACCCGCCGTCGGCGGCGCTGATCACCGGCTTCGCCGCGCACCTCGACGATTTCGACGACACCCATCTGGCCACCGTCGTGCACCCCGGGGCCGCCACCCTGGGCGCGGCACTGGGCGCGAGCTGGCTGCACGACCGCACCGGTGAGGAGTTGTTGCGCGCCTTCGCCGTCGGCATCGAGCTGCAGCTGCGGGTCGCGGTGGCAATGTCGCCGTCGCACTACGACGCCGGGTGGCACATCACCGGCACCGTGGGCCCGATCGGCGCGGCCATGGCCGCCGCGATGCTGATGGGGCTCGACGCCGAGGCCACCGGCCGCGCGATAGGCGTTGCCTCCAGCATGACCATCGGGCACCGCGAGGGCTTCGGCACCATGAACAAGCCGCTGCACCCGGGCAAGGCCGCCGCCAATGGCCTGGTCGCGGCGACGGTGGCCGCGCACGGGCTCACCGCCTCGCCGACGGCGCTGGACGGACCCCGCGGCTACTTCCGGGTGCTGGCACCGGAACTCGACGTGGCCAAGCTCGTCGACGGCTGGGGGCAGCGCTGGGAACTGCTGGACAACACTTACAAGCCCTACCCGTGCGGCATCGTCAGCCACCCCGCGATCGAGGCCGCCGAGGCGCTGCATCAGGCGGTGGGCGGACGCGAGGTCGAGCGCGTCGAGGTGCGCTGCCACCCGCTGGTGGTGGAACTGACCGGCAATCCGGATCCCGCCGACGGGCTGGCCGCCCGGTTCTCCACCGTGCACGGCGTGGCCTGCGGCGTGCTGGACGGTCCGGTGACCCTCGGGTCCTACGACGACGCGCACGTGCGCTCGGCACCCGTCATCGCCATGCGGGCCAAGGTGCAGCTGCAACCGGACCCCGAGGTGGCCAGGGCCGCAGTCGCTGTGACGGCAACCCTGGCCGACGGCAGCACCGAGACCTGCGCGGTGCAGAACGCCCGCGGCAGCCTCGAGGTGCCGTTGACCGACGACCAACTCGACAACAAGGTGCTGGCGCTGGTGGAACGCACCCTGCCGGGCCGGGAGAAGGAGATCGTCGAGACCGCACGCACGGTCGCCGCGGCACCCAGCGCCCAGGGCTGGTTCCGCGCCCTGGCCGACACCGCGGCCCGTACCGACCAGGAAGGCACCCCCGCATGA
- a CDS encoding MmgE/PrpD family protein produces MTVGVPAQLRTTAESLAGWAVETVPSPADLELAQTALIDTVAVALAGADHPLTTLVAGLPAAARWAAQAHVIDYDDLHLPSTTHISTVCVPAAAATGGDARAYLAGAGVMARLGAALGWDHYSRGWHATSTTAPMAAATVAATAMGMDVERTATAIALAVSSAGGVQRAFGSDGKAIQVGLAVDAGIRAAQLAADGASADLRVVDAWLALVSEPPFDLALGSPEMIPGGLAVKVYPCCYALQRPIACAAEVAVDLDPSRVDRIDVWLKESAVQPLVHHRPTSGLEAKFCLEHALAVGVIDRFAGFHSFSDDAVHRPEVARLTRNVTVHLSPGGDGLLDDVVRVQLTTSDGETHSGEIDIPPGAPGRPVSRDQLAQKVRDCVGDRAETVLAAGWADLPDLFQGASTQDASTQDSSTQKDPT; encoded by the coding sequence ATGACCGTCGGGGTCCCCGCGCAACTGCGCACCACCGCGGAATCGCTGGCCGGTTGGGCCGTCGAGACGGTACCGAGTCCGGCGGACCTGGAACTGGCCCAGACCGCGCTGATCGACACCGTCGCCGTGGCGCTGGCCGGCGCCGATCATCCGCTGACCACGCTGGTCGCCGGCTTGCCGGCCGCGGCCCGCTGGGCGGCCCAGGCCCACGTCATCGACTACGACGACCTGCACCTGCCGTCGACCACCCACATCAGCACCGTGTGCGTGCCCGCCGCGGCGGCCACGGGCGGCGATGCGCGCGCCTACCTGGCCGGCGCGGGGGTGATGGCCCGATTGGGCGCGGCCCTGGGCTGGGACCACTACTCGCGCGGCTGGCACGCGACTTCGACGACCGCCCCGATGGCCGCCGCGACGGTCGCGGCCACCGCGATGGGCATGGACGTGGAGCGGACCGCTACCGCGATCGCGCTGGCGGTGTCCAGCGCCGGCGGGGTGCAGCGCGCCTTCGGCAGCGACGGCAAGGCCATCCAGGTGGGCCTGGCGGTGGACGCCGGGATCCGGGCGGCCCAACTGGCGGCCGACGGCGCCTCGGCCGACCTGCGGGTGGTCGACGCGTGGCTGGCGCTGGTCTCCGAGCCGCCGTTCGACCTGGCGCTGGGTTCGCCGGAGATGATCCCGGGCGGGCTGGCCGTGAAGGTCTACCCGTGCTGCTATGCGCTGCAACGGCCCATCGCCTGCGCGGCCGAGGTGGCCGTCGACCTCGATCCGAGCCGGGTGGACCGAATCGACGTGTGGCTCAAGGAATCCGCGGTGCAGCCCCTGGTGCATCACCGGCCCACTTCCGGTCTCGAGGCGAAGTTCTGTCTCGAACACGCGCTGGCCGTGGGCGTCATCGACCGGTTCGCGGGATTCCACAGCTTCTCCGATGACGCCGTGCATCGCCCCGAGGTCGCCCGGCTCACCCGCAACGTCACCGTCCACCTGTCCCCGGGCGGTGACGGGCTGCTCGACGACGTGGTCCGGGTGCAGCTGACGACCTCCGACGGCGAAACCCACAGCGGGGAGATCGACATCCCGCCCGGCGCGCCGGGCCGCCCGGTCAGCCGAGATCAATTGGCGCAGAAGGTACGTGACTGCGTCGGCGACCGCGCCGAGACCGTACTCGCCGCCGGCTGGGCCGACCTCCCCGACCTCTTCCAGGGCGCCTCGACACAGGACGCCTCGACACAGGACTCCTCGACACAGAAGGACCCGACATGA
- a CDS encoding MmgE/PrpD family protein, with protein sequence MVAEISAQTRRLAEFLSAAASTPLPPEVLHKTKHHVIDTIAAMVSGAELPPGKRGLAYVADVADGASVLIGGGRAAPVEAALANGMSAHADETDDSHARSISHPGCAVVPAALAVGDLRRSSGEQVLRAVAAGYDVGTRVVLSLGKPVLNTDSSGRSTHAYCGLFGAAATASTLYGFTEEQARHALSYAAQSASGVTSWVRDPNHVEKAFVFAGMPASNGVRAAAMVASGCDGVDDVFSGVPNFLDALSAEVRRDELADGLGERYEIMHTNIKKFAVGSPAQAAVQAMLELVEEEPIDPAQVANIRIVLPHDLCRVVDNRSMPDICCQYLVAGTLVDRAFTFAMAHDDDRMTDPVITALRQRTDLVPDPEKAGVRTADVTVTLADGRTRQRYIGAVRGTVDDPMTDDEVTAKAVDLMEPVLDAAATGELMERLWSLEGCADIGEITGRLTAGALAEARR encoded by the coding sequence ATGGTTGCCGAGATCAGCGCGCAAACCCGCCGCCTCGCCGAATTCCTGAGCGCCGCCGCATCGACCCCGCTGCCGCCGGAAGTGCTCCACAAGACCAAGCACCACGTCATCGACACCATCGCCGCCATGGTCTCCGGCGCCGAATTGCCGCCCGGCAAGCGCGGTCTGGCCTACGTCGCCGACGTGGCCGACGGCGCCAGCGTGCTCATCGGCGGTGGGCGGGCCGCGCCGGTCGAGGCCGCCCTGGCCAACGGCATGTCGGCGCACGCCGACGAGACCGACGACTCGCACGCGCGCTCCATCAGCCACCCCGGCTGCGCCGTCGTCCCGGCCGCCCTGGCCGTCGGCGATCTGCGCCGCAGCAGCGGGGAGCAGGTGCTGCGCGCCGTCGCCGCGGGCTACGACGTGGGCACCCGGGTGGTGCTCAGCCTCGGAAAGCCGGTGCTGAACACCGATTCCAGCGGTCGCAGCACCCACGCCTACTGCGGCCTGTTCGGCGCGGCCGCCACCGCCAGCACCCTGTACGGCTTCACCGAGGAGCAGGCCCGCCACGCGCTGTCGTATGCGGCCCAGAGCGCCTCGGGGGTGACCAGCTGGGTGCGCGACCCCAACCACGTGGAGAAGGCGTTCGTGTTCGCGGGCATGCCGGCGTCCAACGGCGTGCGCGCCGCGGCGATGGTCGCCTCGGGCTGCGACGGCGTCGACGACGTGTTCAGCGGCGTGCCCAACTTCCTGGACGCCCTGTCGGCCGAGGTCCGCCGCGACGAACTGGCCGACGGCCTCGGCGAGCGCTACGAGATCATGCACACCAACATCAAGAAGTTCGCCGTCGGCTCACCCGCGCAGGCCGCGGTCCAGGCGATGCTCGAACTCGTCGAGGAAGAGCCCATCGACCCGGCGCAGGTCGCCAACATCCGAATCGTGTTGCCGCACGACCTGTGTCGGGTGGTCGACAACCGCTCGATGCCCGACATCTGCTGCCAGTACCTGGTGGCCGGCACGCTGGTCGACCGGGCGTTCACCTTCGCGATGGCCCACGACGACGATCGGATGACCGACCCAGTGATCACCGCGCTGCGCCAGCGCACCGATCTGGTGCCCGACCCGGAGAAGGCCGGGGTGCGCACCGCCGACGTCACGGTCACCCTCGCCGACGGCCGCACCCGGCAGCGCTACATCGGTGCGGTGCGCGGCACCGTGGACGATCCGATGACCGACGACGAGGTGACCGCCAAGGCCGTCGACCTGATGGAACCGGTGCTCGACGCCGCGGCCACCGGCGAACTCATGGAACGGCTGTGGTCGCTCGAGGGCTGCGCGGACATCGGCGAGATCACCGGCCGGCTGACCGCCGGCGCACTCGCGGAGGCCCGCCGATGA
- a CDS encoding SDR family NAD(P)-dependent oxidoreductase, translating to MRAAIVTGASRNIGLAIARRLLADGWRVCLTGRDRDSVVAAAEGLAAAGAGEAVRAFAGDIGVEDDVRRLIDDVENAWGAVDAVVNNAGIRAHGPLESMTVENWDAVLATVLTGAFLTTRAVLPGMRERGWGRIVNIAGMSGQSGAAGRVPVVTAKSGLIGLTKACAHEADGSGVTVNAVSPGHIDTERRPGLGDDGTAAQHYRHLAEQGNPVGRIGAVEDVAGAVSYLCGPDAGYVTGQVLSVNGGAYM from the coding sequence GTGCGGGCCGCAATTGTGACGGGCGCCAGCCGCAACATCGGGCTGGCGATCGCCCGCCGGCTTCTCGCCGACGGCTGGCGAGTATGTCTGACCGGACGCGACCGCGACAGCGTCGTCGCGGCGGCCGAGGGATTGGCGGCGGCCGGGGCCGGCGAGGCGGTGCGCGCCTTCGCCGGTGACATCGGCGTCGAGGACGACGTGCGCCGCCTGATCGACGACGTCGAAAATGCCTGGGGCGCCGTTGATGCCGTCGTCAACAACGCCGGCATCCGGGCGCACGGACCCCTCGAGTCGATGACGGTCGAGAACTGGGACGCGGTGCTGGCCACCGTGCTGACCGGGGCGTTCCTGACCACCCGGGCGGTGCTGCCCGGCATGCGGGAACGCGGGTGGGGCCGCATTGTGAACATCGCCGGCATGTCGGGACAGTCCGGCGCCGCCGGCCGAGTTCCGGTGGTAACGGCCAAGTCCGGCCTGATCGGACTCACCAAGGCCTGCGCCCACGAGGCCGACGGTTCCGGCGTCACCGTCAACGCCGTCTCGCCCGGACACATCGACACCGAACGGCGCCCGGGCCTCGGCGACGACGGCACCGCCGCGCAGCACTACCGGCACCTGGCCGAGCAGGGTAATCCGGTCGGGCGCATCGGCGCGGTCGAGGACGTCGCCGGCGCGGTGTCCTACCTGTGCGGGCCGGACGCGGGATACGTGACGGGGCAGGTGCTCTCGGTGAACGGCGGTGCGTACATGTAG
- a CDS encoding tripartite tricarboxylate transporter permease → MLDNITAGLGLLLQPAPLMWLVVGVSVGFVVGVLPGLSTSNTAALLLPFAITLPLENSLVLIVSIYAGAQFGGAVPAILFNVPGEAGSAVTALDGYPLAKRGQAGLAIGIARMASVLGGVISGFFVLFLLQPLGALSLKFGAREMFAIIVLGLVVASSLMGGSARKGLLVGLLGLLLAVVGVSPGTAETRFTFGELQLYDGIPFLAALIGVFAISEMLMLVGSTLMQKRQREQAVDSGGLRKETRDAIDGVKATLKEPGAVARSSSVGIILGLIPGLGAAVANFISYSFEKRRSKTPEEFGKGSHKGIIASEACDNAVASSSLIPTFTLGIPGSATMAVVLAAFYLQGIQPGPRVLQSNSAEVYAVAIALIAASILILPLGVVLAGPLASVTKVPLSFLVPTVLFMSMVGVYAIRNSIFDVGLALFFGVIGLLLRLNGYPVIPLILGIILGPLAEEYLLRSLQLADGPSYFFGSVVVNILWALLIGALALMAVSGLRKRRGASTPDPEPAEQYN, encoded by the coding sequence ATGCTGGACAACATCACCGCGGGCCTGGGACTGCTGCTGCAGCCCGCGCCGCTGATGTGGCTGGTGGTCGGCGTCTCGGTGGGCTTTGTCGTCGGCGTGCTGCCGGGCCTGAGCACCTCCAACACCGCCGCCCTGCTGCTCCCGTTCGCCATCACCCTGCCGCTGGAGAACTCCCTGGTGCTCATCGTGAGCATCTATGCCGGAGCGCAATTCGGCGGCGCGGTCCCGGCGATCCTGTTCAACGTGCCCGGTGAGGCCGGCTCGGCGGTCACCGCCCTGGACGGCTACCCGTTGGCCAAACGCGGTCAAGCGGGGCTGGCGATCGGCATCGCCCGGATGGCCTCGGTCCTCGGCGGCGTCATCAGCGGATTCTTCGTGCTGTTCCTGCTCCAACCGCTCGGCGCGCTGTCGCTGAAATTCGGTGCGCGGGAGATGTTCGCCATCATCGTGCTCGGCCTGGTGGTCGCCTCGTCCCTGATGGGCGGGTCGGCGCGCAAGGGGCTGCTGGTCGGCCTGCTGGGCCTGCTGCTCGCCGTCGTGGGGGTCAGTCCCGGGACCGCCGAGACCCGGTTCACCTTCGGCGAACTGCAGCTCTACGACGGAATTCCGTTCCTGGCGGCGCTGATCGGCGTCTTCGCGATCAGCGAGATGCTGATGCTCGTCGGCTCCACGCTGATGCAGAAGCGGCAGCGCGAGCAGGCCGTGGACTCCGGCGGGCTGCGCAAGGAGACCCGCGACGCGATCGACGGCGTGAAGGCCACCTTGAAGGAACCGGGCGCGGTGGCGCGCTCGAGCAGCGTCGGGATCATCCTCGGGCTCATCCCCGGCCTGGGTGCGGCGGTCGCGAACTTCATCAGCTACTCGTTCGAGAAGCGGCGCTCCAAGACACCCGAGGAATTCGGCAAGGGCAGCCACAAGGGCATCATCGCCTCGGAGGCCTGTGACAACGCGGTGGCGAGTTCCAGCCTGATCCCGACGTTCACGCTCGGCATCCCGGGCAGCGCCACCATGGCCGTCGTGCTCGCGGCGTTCTACCTGCAGGGCATCCAGCCCGGACCGCGGGTGCTGCAGAGCAACAGCGCCGAGGTCTACGCGGTGGCGATCGCGCTGATCGCCGCCAGCATCCTGATCCTCCCGCTGGGCGTGGTGTTGGCCGGACCGCTGGCGTCGGTGACCAAGGTGCCGCTGTCGTTCCTGGTGCCCACCGTGCTGTTCATGTCGATGGTCGGCGTGTACGCCATCCGCAACTCGATCTTCGACGTCGGCCTGGCGCTGTTCTTCGGCGTCATCGGTCTGTTGTTGCGGCTCAACGGATATCCGGTGATCCCGTTGATCCTCGGCATCATCCTGGGCCCGCTTGCCGAGGAGTATCTGCTGCGCAGTCTGCAACTCGCCGACGGGCCGAGCTACTTCTTCGGGTCGGTCGTCGTGAACATCCTGTGGGCCTTGTTGATCGGCGCCCTGGCGCTGATGGCGGTCTCGGGTCTGCGCAAGCGCCGCGGCGCGAGCACGCCCGACCCCGAACCGGCCGAGCAGTACAACTAG
- a CDS encoding tripartite tricarboxylate transporter TctB family protein has protein sequence MTATENHTGSAGARLALVSAPGGMAIVIGVLAWMMSVDLNPADKGYPRALAGLLVLVGVWNLVADLRERAAGDEPDPEYGRLVAWRVAGFIALIALSIWLVKPIGFYPAAGLLVLGGLLIMGVRKPLVLIVFPLVLIGLGYVLFTMLIGVPLPLARGF, from the coding sequence TTGACCGCGACCGAGAACCACACCGGCAGCGCGGGGGCGAGGCTTGCCCTCGTCTCCGCGCCCGGGGGGATGGCCATCGTCATCGGCGTGCTGGCGTGGATGATGTCGGTGGATCTCAACCCCGCCGACAAGGGCTATCCCCGGGCGCTGGCCGGCCTGCTGGTGCTCGTCGGGGTCTGGAACCTGGTCGCCGACCTGCGCGAGCGCGCCGCCGGCGACGAACCCGACCCCGAGTACGGCCGGCTGGTCGCCTGGCGGGTGGCGGGCTTCATCGCGCTGATCGCGCTGTCGATCTGGCTGGTCAAGCCCATCGGGTTCTACCCGGCCGCCGGCCTGCTGGTCCTGGGCGGCCTATTGATCATGGGTGTGCGTAAACCCCTTGTCCTGATTGTCTTTCCGTTGGTGCTGATCGGCCTCGGCTACGTGCTGTTCACCATGCTGATCGGCGTCCCCCTACCCCTTGCCAGAGGATTCTGA
- a CDS encoding Bug family tripartite tricarboxylate transporter substrate binding protein, with amino-acid sequence MTRHTTRTMLVGAATVALALSGCASESEGTDFSGAKLRWVVSSAPGGGFDTTTRQLEPFFAEALGTTTTVENMEGGGYAIGAQTMLTNGADCTSVVTHGVPHLMFSYMTQSVDYDLDSFAPVGGISIEPGVIRVRNDAPWQDIQAFVDDAKARPGAIKISVSDLQSNNYIALLQMERDLGIDLNIIGYDGGGPSRTALVSGEVDATHAGVFNSLAIADDTRVIAVSQPENKWPDVTDDAPPINEALGVELPANASNYVVFASAECRDNNPERYQMLVDALKTSVENEGYLSTLADLGEESKVAYLTPDEVEELATQSQSDIEQLLEANPNAFGG; translated from the coding sequence ATGACACGTCACACCACCCGCACCATGTTGGTCGGCGCCGCCACGGTCGCCCTGGCGCTCTCCGGTTGCGCCTCCGAGTCCGAGGGCACGGATTTCTCCGGCGCCAAGCTGCGCTGGGTCGTGTCCAGCGCCCCGGGCGGCGGATTCGACACCACGACAAGGCAATTGGAACCGTTCTTCGCCGAAGCGCTGGGGACCACGACCACCGTCGAGAACATGGAGGGTGGCGGCTACGCCATCGGCGCGCAGACCATGCTCACCAACGGCGCCGACTGCACCAGCGTCGTCACCCACGGCGTGCCGCACCTGATGTTCTCCTACATGACCCAGTCCGTGGACTACGACCTCGACAGCTTCGCCCCGGTCGGCGGGATCAGCATCGAACCCGGCGTCATCCGGGTGCGCAACGACGCGCCGTGGCAGGACATCCAGGCGTTCGTGGACGACGCGAAGGCCCGGCCCGGCGCCATCAAGATCAGCGTCTCTGACCTGCAGAGCAACAACTACATCGCCCTGCTCCAGATGGAGCGCGACCTGGGTATCGACCTCAACATCATCGGCTACGACGGCGGCGGGCCCTCGCGGACCGCGCTGGTCAGCGGCGAGGTGGACGCCACCCACGCCGGCGTGTTCAACAGCCTGGCCATCGCCGACGACACCCGCGTGATCGCCGTCAGCCAGCCCGAGAACAAGTGGCCCGACGTCACCGACGACGCGCCGCCCATCAACGAGGCACTCGGGGTGGAACTGCCGGCCAACGCCTCCAACTACGTGGTGTTCGCCTCGGCCGAGTGTCGGGACAACAACCCCGAGCGCTACCAGATGCTTGTCGACGCCCTGAAGACCTCGGTCGAGAACGAGGGTTACCTGAGCACCCTGGCCGACCTCGGCGAGGAGTCCAAGGTCGCCTACCTGACCCCGGACGAGGTCGAGGAACTCGCCACGCAGTCGCAATCCGACATCGAACAACTCCTCGAGGCGAACCCGAATGCCTTCGGCGGCTGA